GGCGCTTCGGAATCCGGACGTTGCCGAGCTCGACGAGCTCCGTCGCGAATGGGAAGTCATTCCCTTCGTTCGTCTGCTCTGCGCGGATACGATTACACCCGTGGCGGCGTTTCGGAGCCTCGCCGACGGAGGTGAGGCCTTCCTGCTCGAGAGCGTCGAGCGGGGAGAGCAGCTCGGTCGCTACTCGTTTCTCGGAGTCCGGCCGCGCCGGTCGCTCAGCATCGACTGCGACGATGAAGGAGCAGTGGACCGGCTCCGCGAAGAGCTGAGGCCTCTGCGCGTATGGAGATCGGATGTCCTTCCTCCATTCTTCGGAGGGGCGGTCGGCTACATCGGTTACGGCGCGGCGCAATGGACCGAGAAACTTCCCGACCGCCACCGCTCCGACGACGATGGGCCAGACGCCGAGATCGTTTTCTTCGATCACGTCGTCATCTTCGATCATCTGATGTCGCGTCTTCTCCTCGTCGTCAACATCGTCTCGTCGCGAGAGGAATCCTCGGAGAGTCTGATCGCGGAAGCGGCGGCGATGCTCGACGACTACGAGAATCTTCTCGCGCGGGCGGCTCCCGATCTGGTGCGATTCGACTCGACCGTAGATTCGAAATTCGAATCGAACTTCACCCGGGAAGAATTCGAATCCGCCGTCGAGCGTGCGAAGGAGGAGATCCGGGCCGGGGAGGCGTTCCAGATCGTTCTGTCGCAGCGGTGGACCGTCCCGTTTCCAACCTCGGAAGCGCTGATGTTCTATCGAGCGCTCCGCGCGCTCAATCCCTCTCCCTATATGTTTCTCCTTCGCACGGACGATCTCACAGTCGTCGGCTCGTCCCCCGAGCTGCTCGTAAGCGTCACCGGCGACCGGCTCGAGACGCATCCGATTGCAGGGACCCGCCCGCGAGGCAGAAACGCCGAGGAGGACAGGAGGCTCGCCGAGGAACTGCTCGCCGATCCGAAGGAGAACGCGGAGCATCTGATGCTCGTCGATCTCGGACGAAACGACATCGGCAGGGTGAGCCGCCCGGGAACCGTCCGGGTCGAACGCTTCCGGGAGATCGAGCGGTACAGCCATGTGATGCACATGGTGAGCAGCGTGACGGGGCGGCTCCGGGAGGATCTGAGTCCGATCGACGCTCTCCTCGCGGCGTTTCCGGCCGGAACCGTCAGCGGCGCGCCCCGGATTCGCGCGATGGAAATCATCGATGAGATCGAGCCGTCGCGACGAGGCGTCTACGCCGGTGCAATCGCCTACTTCGGCTTCTCCGGAAATCTCGACTCCTGCATCGCAATCCGAACGGTCGTTCTCAGCGGCGACGTCGCCTCGATCCAGGCGGGTGCCGGGATCGTCTTCGACTCGGTCCCGGCCACCGAATGGCAGGAGACGGTCAACAAAGCCGAGGCGATGCGCACGGCGCTGTCGCTGGCCCGGGGCGCGCTCGAACAGGACCGGGCGCTCGAGGCGGAAAGAAAATGATTCTCGTCATCGACAACTACGACTCCTTCACCTGGAATCTCGTGCAGCTGCTGGAGATGGCGGGAGAGAAGGACCTCCGGGTCGTCAGAAACGACGAAATCACGGTCGGCGAGGTCGAGGACATGGGCCCATCCGCGATCGTGATCTCGCCGGGACCCGGCCGGCCCGAAGGCGCGGGGCGGTGCATCGAGATCGTCAGAGAGACTTCCACCGTGCCGACTCTCGGTGTATGTCTGGGACACCAGGCAATCGCGGTGGCGCTCGGAGGATCCGTCCGTCGAAGCGACGTTCCGCGGCATGGCAAGATCAGCCAGGTCAACCACGACGGCAAGGGACTGTTCCGAGATTGCCGGCCCGGGATGAGCGCGGTCCGGTACCACTCGCTCGAGATCGATCGTGAAACTCTTCCCGCCGAGCTGAAGGTCGTGGCAGAAACTCCGGACGGGACGATCATGGCGATCGAGCACGTGAGCCGCCCTCTGTGGGGAGTGCAGTTTCACCCGGAATCGTTCGGAACGGATGATGGTGCGAAGATGATCGGCAATTTTCTCGAGGAGAGACGGTGAAGGAAACGATTGCACGTCTGATCGGCGGTGACGATCTCGCGGCAGACGAGGTCCGGGAGCTCTTCGGAGCGATGATGGACGGGGAGCTCTCGGAGATTCAGAAGACCGCGGTGCTGGTCGCCCTCCGGATGAAGGGCGAGACTGCCGAGGAGATACGAGGTGCGGCCGAGGCGATGCGGAGCCGGATGTCATCGATCGAGGTCGACACGACCCATCTGGTCGATACCTGCGGGACGGGCGGCGATGCCCGTGGCACGGTGAACATCTCGACGATCGCGGCGATCGTCGCGGCTGGAGCGGGAGCGCGCGTCGCCAAGCACGGCAACCGCGCGGTCTCGTCATCGTGCGGGAGCGCGGACATCCTGCGCGAGCTCGGCGTCAATGTCTTGATCGATGCAGATCAGATGAAGGAAGTTCTGCGACGCGTCGGCATCGCGTTTCTCTTCGCCCCGGCGCTGCATCCGGCGATGGCGCAGATGATGCCGGTCCGGACCGAGCTCGGCGTCCGAACGGTCTTCAACGTCCTCGGACCGCTGACCAACCCGGCCCGTGTGAAGCGTCAGGTGCTTGGCGTGTTCGCATCGGAGCTGGTCGAGCCGCTCGCGGAGGTGCTGCTGCAGCTCGGAGCCGAACATGCGATGGTCGTTCGCGGTCTCGACGGGATGGACGAGATCTCGACGACGGCGCCGACGCTCGTCGCGGAGGTTCGGGACGGGCGGGTCACCACGTCGCAGCTCGACCCGGAGAGTCTCGGATTCGAGCGCGCCTCGCTCGAAGATCTTCGCGGCGGCGATGCAGCGACGAATGCGGGCATCGCCAGGGAAGTGCTGAATGGCGATGAAGGAGCGGTGCGCGACATCGTGGAGCTGAACGCCGGCGCCGCGCTCTACGTTTCGGGACTCGCCCGGACGATCGAGGATGGGATCGAGCTCGCAGGGGAGTCGCTCGACTCCGGCGCCGCGAGAAACACGCTCGATCAACTCGTCCGCGTTTCTCACGAGGTCGCGGAATGACTGGAATTCTCGATCGGATCGTCACCGGCACGAGGAGAGATCTCGATCGCCTCACCGAAGCCGAGCGGGAGCGGATTCACCATGCTGCGGCGGCAAAGGGAAAGGGCGACCATCGATTCCGCCGAGCGCTCGAAGAGCCCGGCATCCGGATCATTGCCGAGATCAAGGCCGCCTCCCCCTCGGCGGGTACCATCGCCGGGGAGGTCGATCCGGAAGCGATCGCGCGCCGGTACGCGGAAGGAGGAGCGGCCGCGCTCTCGGTCGTGACCGAGCCGCATCACTTTCGCGGGTCGAGAGACTGGATCCCGGAGGCGAAGAAGTCGGACCTGCCGGTCATCATGAAGGATTTCGTGGTCGATCCCGTCCAGATCGATCGTGGCTTTCTCGCGGGTGCCGATGCCATTCTGCTGCTCGCTTCGATTCTCGACGAAACGCGGTTGCGCGAGCTTCGGCAGAGAATCGAGACTCTCGGTCTCGATGCGCTCGTCGAGGTTCACGATGAAAAAGAGCTGGATCTCGCGCTTTCCTCGGGGGCGCCGATCGTCGGAGTCAACAATCGCAACCTGCGTACGTTCGAGGTCGATCTACGAACCGCGGAGCGAATCGCCCGGCGCATTCCTCCGGACGTCGTCATGGTCGCCGAAAGCGGCATCCACACGAGGCGCGACATCGAACGGCTCGAGGCCGCGGGTTATCGGGCTTTTCTCGTCGGGGAAGCGCTGATGCGGGCCGGAGATCCTGTGTCACTTCTCAGGACTCTGACTGCCGCGGAGGTGGAATCATGACGCTGGTCAAGATCTGCGGAATCACCCGTCCTGAAGATGCCAGGCTGGCCGTCGAAGCCGGGGCGACGTGGGTCGGAGTGATTTTCGCTCGAGAATCGAGGCGAAAAATCGATGACGCCGCGGCGAAGGAAGTGAGAGCGGCACTGAACGATCTGGGACATGGTGAGCTCGTCGGAGTTTTCGTGAATGAGGATCCCGCGCGGATCAACCGGCTCTGCCGGGACGTCGGTCTCGATCGTGTGCAGCTCCATGGTGACGAGTCAGACGTCGACATCGAACGCATCGTTGTTCCGGTGATCCGAGCCATTCGGGTGGGTGCGGCCCCTCCGGAGATGCCAGTGGGGGGTTCGCCCGGGATGTGGCTGTTCGATACCGCCGACGCGTCGGGAAGGGGAGGCACGGGAAAATCTTTCGACTGGAAACTGCTCGACGCATTGCAGGGACATCGCCCGTTTCTGCTCTCCGGCGGACTCGATCCGGAGAACGTCGCCGACGCGATTCGCCGCGTCCGGCCCGACGGAGTCGACGTGGCCAGCGGGATCGAGTCGTCCCCCGGAATCAAGGATCACGACAAGCTCCGCGCCTTCATTCGCGAGGTGAAGAATGCGTGAGACGCTTCCCGACAGTGACGGATGGTTCGGCCGGTTCGGAGGGAAGTACGTCCCCGAGACGCTGATCTACCCGATCGATGAGCTCGGGAAAGCGTACGGGAAGGCGAGAAAGGATCGCGACTTCCGCAACGAGCTCGATGATCTCCTGCGCGACTACGTCGGCCGCCCCAGCGCGCTGACCGAGGCACCCGGGTTTGTCTATGCGATCGGCGGTGACTTTCGCCTCTTTCTCAAGCGAGAGGATCTGAACCACACCGGCGCCCACAAGATCAACAACGCTCTCGGTCAGGCGCTGCTTGCCAGGCGGATGGGGAAGAAGCGAATCATCGCCGAGACCGGTGCGGGCCAGCACGGCGTCGCAACAGCGACGGCCTGCGCGCTGCTCGGGCTCGACTGCGTCGTCTACATGGGACGCGTCGACATGGAGCGACAGGCACCCAACGTCTACAGGATGAGGATCCTCGGAGCCGACGTCGTCCCTGTTGATTCCGGAAGCAGGACGCTGAAGGATGCGATCAACGAAGCGATCCGCGACTGGGTCACGAACGTCGCGACGACCCACTACATCATCGGATCGGTGCTCGGTCCGCACCCCTACCCGATGATCGTCCGGGATTTCCAGTCGGTCATCGGACGGGAAGCGATCGAGCAGCTCGACAATGCCGTCGGGAGACTGCCGAACACCGCAATCGCATGCGTCGGCGGGGGCTCGAATGCAATCGGTCTTTTTCACGCGTTGATCAGGAAGAAGAAGGTCCGGCTGATCGGGGTCGAAGCGGGCGGATCCGCGCTCGAGCCCGGGAAGCACGCCGCACGATTTTCCGGCGGTTCGGAAGGCGTCCTTCACGGAACCCGATCGATGTTGCTCCAGGACGAGGCGGGACAGATCCTCGAGACGCATTCCGTTTCGGCAGGGCTCGACTATCCGTCAATAGGTCCCGAGCACGCGTTTCACCAGGAGTCCGGGCGGATCGAGTACACCTCGTGCGACGACGACACCGCGGTCGAGGCCTTCCACCTGCTCAGTCGATCGATGGGGATCATTCCCGCCCTCGAGTCCGCTCACGCCCTCGGTTATCTCCTCCGGAATCCGGACGAGCATCGCGGGGAGATCGTCCTGCTCAATCTCTCGGGAAGGGGAGACAAGGACGTTGCGACGGTCGCCCGGCTCGAGGGGGATTCGATTTGAGCCGGATCACGAAAATGTTTCGCCGGCTCGACCGCGAAGAGCGGTGCGGCCTGATCGCGTACGTCACATGCGGACATCCCGACCTCGAAACGATTCCGGAGATCGTCGAAGCGCTCGAAGCGAGCGGCGCCGATGCCATCGAGCTGGGAGTCCCGTTTTCCGATCCGATCGCCGACGGTCCCGTCATCCAGTCCTCTTCCCGGCATGCGCTGCAGCGAGGGGTGTCGACGGCGGATTGCATCGCCGTTGCGGCCGCGATTCGTGAACGATCGGAGATTCCGCTCATACTTTTCTCCTACGTCAACCCGCTCATGAGACTCGGCGCGGGAGGTCTCGCGAAGAGCGCCGACGCCGCCGGGATCGATGCCGTGCTGATCACCGATCTCCCGCCGGAGGCCTCGGGTGAGTTTCGCCGGGCACTCTCCCGCCGGAAAATCGGAATGATCTTCCTCGCATCTCCGACCTCGTCGGCGGCGAGGCTGCGGCTCATCGACCAGAAGAGCGACGGATTCGTCTACTACGTGTCGACGACCGGCGTCACCGGGCCCCGACGCGAGCTCGAGGAAGATCTCACCGCGCGGCTCGATGCCGTCCGGGCGAAGCTGAAGAAGCCGCTCGCCGTCGGCTTCGGGGTTTCGGAGCATCAGCACTACGAAGCGCTGCGGGATCACTGCGACGCTGTCGTCGTCGGAAGCGCGATCGTCCGGGCGATCGGTGAGGGTAAGCGCTCCGGAGCCGCAAAGCGAGCGGCCTCGGTGGTGAGCCGGATCAGGGGTGGCGTGTAGGGGTGGGACCAGACGGCTGAATCGCTCGAACCGGTGCCCTAAACATCAGACCACGCGGTGGTCGCCAGGCTCCGGCAACGCTGTGAGGCGGGGTCCGGGTCTGAACTTGGAACTTAACTCGTGAAATTCGGTATTTTTTCAACCGATTCCGGAGTTAAGTTCCAAGTTCAGACCCGACCCCGTCGTTTCTTAGCATCGTCGCCGATATGACGGGCGCGACGAGCAGAAAACCCGCCGAGACGAGCATCGCGATCCGGAATCCCGCGGAGAATCGCTCCGGGGCGAGATGCTGTGCTGCGGGAAGCCCCGCCAGCAGTGGAATGACGCTGATCCCGATGAGCTGAGCGAGTCTCGCGACGGCATTGTTCGCTCCGGAGGCGAGCCCCGAGTGTGCGTCGTCGAGAGCGCCGAGCGCGGTCGCGGTCAGCGGGGCTACGGTTAGCCCGAGTCCGATCCCGAAGACCACGATCGGGACGAGCACGGCGGGGACGTAGGGATCGCCGTCGGCAACCCGGCTCATGAAGTACGTTCCGACCGCACAGATCGCGGGCCCGGCGATCAGTGGGATCATCGGACCGTGCAATCCGGCCCACCGCCCCGCGAGCGGCGAGAGGATCAGCAGCAGCAACGTGACCGGCGCGGTTGCCAGACCGGCCTGGAACGCCGAATATCCGAGCACGTTCTGCAACTGAATTGTCAGAAGGAAGAAGACCGTCCCGAGAACGCCGTAGACGACGATGGTGATCAGGTTTGCGGCGATGAAGGGGCGCGACTCGAAGATCGGCGGCGGCAGGAGGCGCGTCTCCCCCCGGCGGCGCTGCTGAACGATCAGTGCAGGGAGGAAAGCGAGGAAAGCCACACCCGCGGAGAGCACGGGCAACGAGGTCCATCCCTGGACCGGACCCTCGATGAGCACGAAGAGGAGAGTGCCCGCCGATGCGATCAGCAGCGCAGCTCCGGCGTAGTCGATCGCCGATCGTTTCGCCGGCTCGTCGCTCGGGATCGATCGCGTGAGAAACGCCGTCACGAGCGCCAGCGGGAGGTTCAGAAAGAAGACGACGCGCCACGAGATCGCATCGACCAGCCATCCGCCGACGACCGGGCCGAGCACAGTCGACAGGCCCGAAAAGCCCGACCAGAATCCGATCGCGGTGCTTCGATCCTCCGATCGGAAGCTCGCCTGGACGAGCGCGAGGCTCGTCGGGACGACCAGAGCGGCCGCCGCACCCTGGAGCGTTCGGAAGATGATCAGCCAGACCGCCCCGGGCGCGAGACCGCACGCGAGTGACGTTGCCGCGAAGGCGATCACGCCCCATGTGAAGACACGCTTCTTACCGACGTTGTCGGCGAGGCGGCCGACGGGGAGGATGAGAGCGCCGAGCGTGAGGAGGTAGCCGTCGAGGATCCATTGCAGCTCGGAGAAGCTGGCGCCGAGCTGCTCGGCGATTGCGGGGAGCGCGACGTTGACCGCGGTGGAATCGAGAAACGCCATCCCCGAGGCGAGGATCGTGGCGGAGAGCGTGAGGAGACCCTGCCGGGAGCGGAGCTCGAGCTTCATCGGAACGCATTGTAGAATGCGTGCGAGCCGAGAATGCGTGCGGAAATAGGTATGACCCTCATTGGCGATCGAATGAGACACGGAGGCTCTCGATGACAACCGGAGAACCGGAATCGGTCAGTTCGATTTCATGCCGCGTCGTCGCCGCTCGCGAGGACGACTCGCGCTGGTGGAGTTTCTACCTGATCAACGACGAAGACTCGCCTCTCGGCTCGGCCGTGCTCGACAAGGTCTGTTACGAATGGGCCGACCAGTATCTGGAGACGAAGGAACCGAACGAGTGCGTGATGAATCTGGCGCCCGGGGACCGGGCACGGATCTGGCGGGACGACGGAGAATCCGAGACGCGCATCGACCTCTGGCTCACCATCGAGCACCGAGGTCAGAGGGGACGATTCCTCTTCGAATTTCCAAAGCTCTACAAGCAGACCGGGAATCATCTGGACGGACTCGGCCCGGGCGCGTGAGGTCGAACCGTAACCGGTTGCGCCCCGACTGGAGATTTTCTGTCGACCCCGCCTCGTGAGGCTGGAACGGTCTCAGGCAGGGGAAAGGAGGTTCACACCGTGAGCGAAGTCTATGTGAGCACGGACGTCGACGCCGATGGCCCGATACCCGGCCCGCACTCGATGCTCAGCTTCGGGTCCGCAGCCTATACTGCGGACAAAGAGCTCCTCGGAACCTTCTCTGCCAACCTCGTCGCGCTCCCCGATGCAGAGCCGGACCCGGATACGGCCGCGTGGTGGGCCGGTCAACCTGAAGCATGGGAAGCGTGCAGGAAGAATCCGAGAGAGCCGGAGCTCGTCATGCGTGAGTACGTCGAGTGGCTGAAGAGTTTGCCGGGCAGTCCTGTCTTCGTCGGCTATCCGGTCACGTACGATTTCATGTTCATCCACTGGTATCTGACTCGATTCACCGGCGAGAATCCCTTCTCGCACTCGGGACTCGACGTCAAGACGCTCGCGATGGCGATGCTACGGAAACCGTATCGTGAGTCCACGAAATCGAACATGCCAGAACGATGGTTCGACGATCTCCCGCACACGCACGTCGCCCTGGATGATGCGATCGCTCAGGGTGCGCTGTTCTGCAACATGCTTCGCGAGCTCCGCGGAGGACAGGTGTAAAGCAGGGAATCGCGATATGAGAATCTCATCGATGGTGCGCCGTACGAGAACATTACTCCAATCCCGAAAACGCGGAGGACCGGCGATGACCGATCCAAGGGACCTTGAGTCGAATACCTCCCCGAACGTCCTGCACCGTGAGATTTTCTCTTCATCTGGTGAGCTTCTCGCAGCGCTGACGACGGTCCGGCGTGTCCATCCACCACTGATTCCGTACCAGGGCGGTGACCGTACCGTCCGAAGCGATCAGGAACAGATCACGCGGAGACGCGACAATGAACGGCATCTGGAGACGCTTCGCCGCCCGCTGATCACGGAAGGAGGGAGCCGGGGCGTCCTTCGGATGGGTATGGGCGACGGCGATCGTCCCCACCGGAATCTTTCCGGTGAAGCGCTCCCGCCTGTATCCATTGTGGTACGGCCAGAGCAGACAGCGGTAACGACCCTCCTCGTCGAGCACGAGAAATGCGCCCCGCTCGGTGTTGCGGTGGCCGCTGCCGGATCGTCGCACGAGGTCCGCGAAAAAAGCCATGATCGCGGGACTCTTCAATAGCTCATCCATTTGATCCAGGGCGGTTTCCGCCGCATCTGTTCGCCGATCCTGCGCAGAACCGGGACCGGCAAAAACTGAGAAAAAGAAGGAAAAAAGAACCAGGACGATTGATCGCACAGCCGCCTCCCTCGCCCCGGGCAGGGCGTAGAATGGGCTCGGGCCGCTGCGACCTGAGCCGGCGTGCTGCGCAGCACTTTGTATCCTCCAGAATACTTTCGGCGTTTCGCCGAGTCGTCCGAGAGCGGTTGGAAAATGGCAGGAACTGAATGATGAGGGTTCGATTCGACGTCTTCACGCTCGACGGCGGCACGCGTGAACTGCTGCGCCGAGGAGCGTTGGTAGGGATCACACCGAAAGCCCTCGCCCTTCTCGAGTACCTCGTGCGGGAGCGTCCGCGTGCCGTGTCAAAGCGTGAGATTCTGGAGCGTATCTGGCCGGACGTAATCGTCGAGGAGCAGAACGTGAAGAATCTCGTTCGGGAGATCCGAGCGGCGCTCGCCGATGACGCGACAAATCCTCGCTTCATACGGACGGTGTTCGGTCACGGCTACGCCTTCTGCGCGGAGGCGTGGATACCGCGCTCACCACCGGGACTGAAGACCCCGCGACTCGTCCACGCCGAGGGCGTCCATCATCTGGCGCCGGGTGAGAACGTCATCGGAAGAGGAGAGGACTGCTCGATCGTCCTGGATTATTCGGGACTGTCGCGTCATCACGCGACGGTGCGGTTCGCCGATGGGGAAATCATTCTCGAGGATCTCGGCAGCAAGAACGGGACGTGGCTCAACGGCCGGCGGATCGAAGCGCCGGAGCTCCTGCGTCACGGTGATCGGATCCGGATCGGAACCGTCGTTCTGGAGTTTCGTGCCGACGGTCGCGCGGACACGACCTCGACGCTTGCCGGATTCTGAGATCGGCGTCAGCCGTCAGTCGTCGAGCTCCTCGGACCAATTCAGAACGACGTTTACCGGGCCTACCTCTTCATTACTTTTAACGAGAAGGAATCGATCGCCGAAAACATCGAAACTTCGAATCCCCTCGATCGTGAAGAGAAGACGTGGAGTCGCAGGCTTCAAGCTCTCCCCTCGTCTCTCCATCTCTACAAAGTAAAGATCGTTGCCGCGCCAGTAATAAACCTCAGTTCCGTCGGCTGACCAACGGGGTGGGCGGCCGCCCCAGAGACGACCCCAGAACGTACCCACCCCTTCCGCCGATACCTGCCACCGCTTTCCGCTCTCCAGAGACTGGATCTGGACCTCCGTCCCTTTGTCGTGGTCGGAATAATAGGCCAGCCACTTGCCGTCGGGCGAGATGCTGGGCATGAACTCGTTGTGCGGAGTGCGGACCACGGGACGGGGGACACCGTTACCGGTGAGTGGCAGAAACCAGATGTCATGGCCGGTTTCCGGCGCCTGGCGTGAGAATGCGAGAACGGATCCATCCGGCGAGACCGATACCGGGCGCCCGGGTGAAGCGATCAGCCTTCTTGATGGAGCAGCGCCATCGACTGGCGCAGCCACGATCGATTTCAATTGTCCCGAAAAATAAATCACCTCGGTCTCATCGTGAGACCACACGGGATACACCTCATCTCCTGGCTCGAAACTGAGTCGGGTCGCGACGCCAGTCGGGAGGTCATAGGTCCAGATGTCGTCGTTTGCGGCGCCCACCGTCAGGGCAATCCTCTCCTGGCTCGGGGCAACGGTGGCGTAGACCATGTCGAAGTCCAGCTTCGCCAGCGTCTCAGTTCGGCCAGTTCGATCCGCAACGAGGAGAGAGGTCGATCGCGAACCGGTGCCGGGAAGGTACACCAACGCACGATCCGTGACGTCGAAGTGAGCAGCCCCGCTGGAGGGACTCCACACCACACCCTCGAGCACCTTTCGAGGCTTTCCTGCAACCGCCCACCGCCTCTCGTCAAGGGGGAGGGTATAGATATCAGCGTCACGTCCGAAAAACAGATAGCCGTCGACATAGCGGGCGCAGGACCCTCCTTCCCAGATCACCCGCCACTGCCTCGTTTTCAGCGAAAGAACTGCGATTCTCGCCTCGTCGAACGACGTCATCTGTTCCGTTCGAATCGTGAACAGCAGCGATTCGCCATCCGGAAGCGCGTGAGGCCACCGATGGCTATTTTCTCCCGCGCTCGAATCGGGAACGGTGATCTCCTCCGGCCGGCCTCCATCGGCGGGCACCCTCCAGATGCCTCCCGAGGACGAACGAGAGTAGTAGATGAATCCATCGCGGCTCCAGGTTGCGCCTCGTCCGGCCCCTCCCACTCCAGTCGCAAGGGTCCGGGGAACTCCTCCGCCAGCTGAGACCCTTTTGATGTCCCTTCCCGAGAAGAATCCGATCGAGCGGCCGTCGGGTGAGAAAAAAGGCATCCACCCGTTCTCGATTCGGGTGCCTGCGTGGAACTCGTCGAGACGTCTGACGTAGAACCCAGGCGCTCCCTGTTCCACACGACTGTAAATGATGGAGTCACTGTTTGGAGAGACGGCAACCGTGGGAGTGCCGTGGCCTAGCCCCACACCCTCGCTGCCTGTGAGAGGGACGGACAAGCGAACCACTGAGCGATCGTCGACGCGCGCCTGACGGGAGGCGAGGGCCCAGGCGGCCGCCATGGCAACTGCGGCGACTACCAGCGCGGTTATCGCCACGAACCGCCAGCGAGGCCAGGAGCGCACGGCGTTTTCCGGTTCGGTCGCGCTCTCGCGGATCCAGCGCAGTTGCTCGGCGAGATCGTGCGCCGACTCCCATCGTGCCTCCGGATCCTTTGCCAGACATCTGTCGACAAGGTATTGCAGCGCGGGACGAACCGTGCAATCGATCTCGCGAAGCGGTCGTGGGCTGTCCCGGAGAATCGACGCAACGATGTCGGCCTTGCTCTCTCCCGTGAACGCCGGCCGGCCGCCCGCCATCTCGTAGAGGACGAGTCCGAGAGCGAAGATGTCGCTCCGCGAGTCCGCCTTTTTTCCGGAGAGCACCTCGGGAGCCATGTACCGGAGCGTGCCGGCGAATCGTCCCTCCTCGGTTGGATCGAGGCGGATGGTCGTGGTCGAGTCTCCCTCGACGAGGTCGAGGAGAGGTCTGGCGAGACCGAAGTCGAGCAGCTTCGCTCCCGATCGCGTCAGCATGATGTTCGACGGCTTCAGGTCTCGATGGATAATGCCCGAGCGGTGCGCCATCGCGAGGGCTTCGGAGATCTCGATTCCGTAACCGAGGAGCTGGTCGTGGGGGAGCGGTCCACGCTCGAGACGTTCGGCGAGGGTTTCGCCTTCGCAGTACTCCATGACGAGATAGGTAAATCGGGATTCTTGAGCCGAGGGATCCTTTCTCGTGCCGCTCCGGGCCGTCGCTTCTCCAACGTCGTGGAGGACGCAGATGTGCGGGTGGTTCAAGGTCGCGACCACCCTGGCTTCCCGATCCAGCCGGGCTCTCAGGTGTATGTCTTCGGCGAACTCGGCGGGGAGAACCTTGACCGCCACCGGCCGGCCCAGACGCGTGTCCTCCGCTTTGTAGACCTCTCCCATCCCGCCGGTGCCGATCGGCGCGACGATCTCGTAGGGCCCTAGGCGAAGCCCGGATTGAAGCGTCATCGCGGAACTTCAGCATACACCCGATCGCAAGCCTTACGAATCGGGCATGCCCCTGAAAGCAGTCTCTCCGGGCGGGAGAAGATGGGAAGAAGAGCCGAGAAGAGGAGAAGAGGATCACACCTCAGTACAGTCATCGTAGTCGGAACCAGAATGGCTCCGCCGTTC
This genomic interval from Acidobacteriota bacterium contains the following:
- a CDS encoding DHA2 family efflux MFS transporter permease subunit — translated: MKLELRSRQGLLTLSATILASGMAFLDSTAVNVALPAIAEQLGASFSELQWILDGYLLTLGALILPVGRLADNVGKKRVFTWGVIAFAATSLACGLAPGAVWLIIFRTLQGAAAALVVPTSLALVQASFRSEDRSTAIGFWSGFSGLSTVLGPVVGGWLVDAISWRVVFFLNLPLALVTAFLTRSIPSDEPAKRSAIDYAGAALLIASAGTLLFVLIEGPVQGWTSLPVLSAGVAFLAFLPALIVQQRRRGETRLLPPPIFESRPFIAANLITIVVYGVLGTVFFLLTIQLQNVLGYSAFQAGLATAPVTLLLLILSPLAGRWAGLHGPMIPLIAGPAICAVGTYFMSRVADGDPYVPAVLVPIVVFGIGLGLTVAPLTATALGALDDAHSGLASGANNAVARLAQLIGISVIPLLAGLPAAQHLAPERFSAGFRIAMLVSAGFLLVAPVISATMLRNDGVGSELGT
- a CDS encoding exonuclease; the protein is MSEVYVSTDVDADGPIPGPHSMLSFGSAAYTADKELLGTFSANLVALPDAEPDPDTAAWWAGQPEAWEACRKNPREPELVMREYVEWLKSLPGSPVFVGYPVTYDFMFIHWYLTRFTGENPFSHSGLDVKTLAMAMLRKPYRESTKSNMPERWFDDLPHTHVALDDAIAQGALFCNMLRELRGGQV
- a CDS encoding FHA domain-containing protein → MRVRFDVFTLDGGTRELLRRGALVGITPKALALLEYLVRERPRAVSKREILERIWPDVIVEEQNVKNLVREIRAALADDATNPRFIRTVFGHGYAFCAEAWIPRSPPGLKTPRLVHAEGVHHLAPGENVIGRGEDCSIVLDYSGLSRHHATVRFADGEIILEDLGSKNGTWLNGRRIEAPELLRHGDRIRIGTVVLEFRADGRADTTSTLAGF
- a CDS encoding protein kinase, translating into MTLQSGLRLGPYEIVAPIGTGGMGEVYKAEDTRLGRPVAVKVLPAEFAEDIHLRARLDREARVVATLNHPHICVLHDVGEATARSGTRKDPSAQESRFTYLVMEYCEGETLAERLERGPLPHDQLLGYGIEISEALAMAHRSGIIHRDLKPSNIMLTRSGAKLLDFGLARPLLDLVEGDSTTTIRLDPTEEGRFAGTLRYMAPEVLSGKKADSRSDIFALGLVLYEMAGGRPAFTGESKADIVASILRDSPRPLREIDCTVRPALQYLVDRCLAKDPEARWESAHDLAEQLRWIRESATEPENAVRSWPRWRFVAITALVVAAVAMAAAWALASRQARVDDRSVVRLSVPLTGSEGVGLGHGTPTVAVSPNSDSIIYSRVEQGAPGFYVRRLDEFHAGTRIENGWMPFFSPDGRSIGFFSGRDIKRVSAGGGVPRTLATGVGGAGRGATWSRDGFIYYSRSSSGGIWRVPADGGRPEEITVPDSSAGENSHRWPHALPDGESLLFTIRTEQMTSFDEARIAVLSLKTRQWRVIWEGGSCARYVDGYLFFGRDADIYTLPLDERRWAVAGKPRKVLEGVVWSPSSGAAHFDVTDRALVYLPGTGSRSTSLLVADRTGRTETLAKLDFDMVYATVAPSQERIALTVGAANDDIWTYDLPTGVATRLSFEPGDEVYPVWSHDETEVIYFSGQLKSIVAAPVDGAAPSRRLIASPGRPVSVSPDGSVLAFSRQAPETGHDIWFLPLTGNGVPRPVVRTPHNEFMPSISPDGKWLAYYSDHDKGTEVQIQSLESGKRWQVSAEGVGTFWGRLWGGRPPRWSADGTEVYYWRGNDLYFVEMERRGESLKPATPRLLFTIEGIRSFDVFGDRFLLVKSNEEVGPVNVVLNWSEELDD